The Legionella spiritensis DNA segment ACGATAGTTCCAAATGATGATTGGGAAGGGTCTGCTGACGATTCACTGCTCCCTGATGAAGAAATAGAAGCGGACGCTGAAGAAGCTGAAGCGGAAACTGAGGAGAAGCCGGATTTTTCGGATGAAGATGCTTTCCCAAGTTTTCACCGGGGCAGGCAAGCGTCCAAGGTTATGGATGCCACTCAATTATACTTAAGCGAGATAGGTTTCTCGCCACTCCTCTCTGCTGAGGAAGAGGTGCATTACGCTCGCCTTGCTCTGAAAGGCGATGCTGCCGCTCGCAAAAAAATGATTGAATCGAATTTACGTTTGGTCGTGAAGATTTCACGGCGTTATCTGAATCGCGGTTTGCCGCTGCTGGATTTGATCGAAGAAGGAAACCTGGGGTTGATGAAGTCCGTTGAGAAATTTGATCCGGATCGAGGATTTCGTTTTTCAACGTATGCGACATGGTGGATTAGACAAACCATTGAGCGCGCCATCATGAATCAAACCAGAACCATTCGTTTGCCTATTCATGTTGTCAAGGAATTAAATGTCTACCTGAGAGCGGCGCGTCAGTTAACTCAGAAGCTGGATCACGAGCCATCCCCGGAAGAAATTGCCGAAATGGTCGATAAACCGATTGAAGATGTAGAAAAATTACTCGGTTTAAATGATAAAGTAGCTTCGGTGGATACTCCAATCGGTTACGATGAAAACAAATCACTATTAGATACCATCGCCGATGAAAACAGTATGAATCCGGCAGAACTTTTGACTGATGAAAATTTACGCGCTCATATTGAATCCTTGCTGGATAAACTCACGGAAAATCAGCAGCAGGTTATCGCGCGTCGTTTTGGCTTGCGAGGCTTTGAAAAGGCCACGCTGGAAGACGTCGGCAAGGAAATCGATTTAACCAGAGAACGTGTAAGACAAATCCAGGTGGAAGCCTTGAAAACACTCAGAACACTGCTTGAGCGCGTCGGTTTGACACAGGAAGATTTATTTTAACCTGCCTGATAAAAGCCTCTTCCCGTGTGTGAGTATCTTTGGTGCACGGAACCTGGGGTTCTGTACACTTATCTTTTTTGTAGTGTTTCCTGTAACTCGTCATGAAGGCGAAGCCGAAATGCGGGAAATCGTTCCCCCGGGTACTCAGCTGTTCTACTGGCACAATATTACAATATGAAACCCGCAATACGGCCGCAGGCCTGCTTACGGGCTACTGTTTTTTGTAAAAAAATGGTGCCAGGAAAATTTGGGACACACGCCCTGAATTATAATGGCGTATTCAAAAAACGTGCATAACGGCTGATCGGTTATTGATTGAAATCTATGGCAAGATCTTGCCAGCAGCTGGAGTAATCCAATTGTCGGGCAGGGTGGGAGATTGCACGTTTATTGATTAGCCATGGTTCGCGGGTTTCAAACATAAAGGCCAGAGTATTTTCATATTTCGCCGGTTTGAGATCAGCCGTTGTTGCTTGCTGATAAGTGTCCTTATCAGGCCCATGAGCGGTCATACAGTTATGGATACTTACTCCGCCCGGAAGAAACCCTTGTTGTTTCGCATCATATTCTCCGGTGATTAAGCCCATCAACTCGCTCATGATATTGCGGTGGAAGTAGGGGGGTCTGAACGTGTTTTCAGCAACCATCCAGCGCGGTGGAAAAATAACGAAATCAAGGTTGGCAACGCCCGGTGTTTCGCTTTCCGACGTTAAAACGGTAAATATGGACGGATCGGGATGGTCGAAGCTTACTGTATTAATGGTGTTAAACAAGGCCAAATCATAACTGTATGGGGCGTAATTACCTTGCCAGGCTACGACATTTAACGGAGAGTGATGACTTTGTGCTGTCCATAGATTCTGCTGGTATTTGCATAAAAGTTCGACTTCCTCACGGTTAGTTACATAGGCGGCGCAAGGGTACTGAAAATGTCTTGGATTGGCAAGTCCGTTCGCGCCGACAGGACCTAGTTGCGGCAGTGTCAGCGGCGACCCCATGTTTTCACAGATATAACCGCAGGCGAGTGGGCTGATTAATTCAACCATAAAGACTACGCCTCTGGGAATTACCGCAATTTTTCCGGGCGCAACGGCCAGTTTTCCGAATTCGGTAAACAATAGTAATTCGCCAAGGTAGGGCACAATAAGCATTTCACCGTCGCTGTTACTGAAAAAACGCCGGTTCATGGAAACATTGCATTGATAGATATAGGCATTGTTACCCCGGTTGCCTGCAACGTGAAAAAGACCATCGACAAAATCCACGGGGTTTTCCGGAGGCGGGAGCGGGGACCATCGGTACGGATTAGGCGCCTGCAGAACATCGTAATCGACGAGAGTTGTTGTCCTGAAAGGTTTATAGTCCTGGTGTACAACGGAAGGTGCGGTGCGGTATAACCAGCTTTTCAAGTTGAGATGCCTTGGCCGGGTAAATGCGCTGCCGCTGAGTTGTTCGGCGTACAATCCAAAAGGGCATTGTTGCGGTGAATTCTGATTTTCAGGCAAAGAACCCGGGATTGCCTCGGTTTGATGGTGGTTGCCGAATCCTGCTAAATACACTGAGTATCCTCCTCTGAAAATAACGTCGTTAGCATAGCTCTTTTTGTCCAGGCTTGTCGAGGCGGATCATCCGTTCTTTTTATTCGACTAAGAGTAGATACCCAAGATACTTTAAAATGCAAGTTTTATGGGTATAATCCTGTGGCATAAAGTTTTATTAATGAGGTAGGGGCTATGGCTGGTCACAGTAAATGGGCAAACATTAAATTCAGAAAAGGGGTGCAGGATGCCCGGCGGGGGAAGATTTTCACCAAGCTGATTCGAGAAATCACGGTTGCAGCGCGTATGGGTGGTGGTGATGAAGACACTAATCCAAGGTTGCGCGACGCGGTGATCAAAGCGCTGAAAGCAAATATGAAGCGAGATACCATTGATAACGCCATAAAACGCGGTGCTGGCGGCATGGATGGTGAAAATATGATGGAAATGCGTTATGAAGGGTATGGCCCCGGTGGCGTGGCGATTTTAGTTGATTGTTTATCGGACAATAAAAATCGTACTGTTTCGGAAGTAAGGCATGCTTTTACAAAACATGGCGGAAATCTGGGAACGGATGGTTCGGTTGCCTATCTCTTTAATAAACAGGGAGAAATCCTGCTGGCACCCGATGTGAAGGAAGAAGATGCGATGGAACTGGCTATAGAAGCCGGCGCGGATGATGTGGTGATGGATGAGGGACAAATGGAAATCATTACCGGCCCGGAAAGCTATCACACGGTCATGGCCGCTTTACAAAAGGGGAATTTTGAAATCGAGCAATCACAATTAACGATGAGGGCACAAACCATGGTACCTCTCGAAAAGGAAACAGCGGAAAGCTTGATTAAATTGATTGATATGCTGGAAGATTTGGACGATGTGCAGGAAGTTCACAGCAATGCCCAATTTCCGGATGACTTGTTTGAATCGATGAACGGATGAGTATTATTTTAGGAATCGATCCCGGTTCACGGATTACGGGGTATGGGATAATCAGGGAGGAAAAACGAAGCATCTGCTACGTGGACAGCGGTTGCATTCGAACCTCGGAAGGACAATTAAGTCATCGTTTGCTGGAAATCTTTGACGGGATCTGTCAGTTAATGGATGATTATCATCCTGATACGGTGGCTATTGAACAGGTTTTTATACATCAAAACCCGAACTCCGCGTTAAAATTGGGTCACGCCAGAGGCGCTGCGATGGTCGCGGCGGCTTCGCATCGGGTGCCGGTCAGTGAATATTCCGCCCGTCTTGTCAAGCAATCCGTCGTTGGTTACGGGGCGGCACGCAAGGAACAGGTCAAGCAGATGGTTGTTCATTTATTAGGTTTGAGCAGCGCACCGCAAAATGATGCGGCGGATGCTCTGGCGATAGCGATATGCCATAGCCATATGCGGCATAGCGTCCTGGCTTTGCAACGGTCACGCTGAAGGAGAAGATAATGATAGGTTGGCTGCAAGGTACCATAATGGACAAACAGCACCCAGGAAAAATGGTGATCAACGTTAATGGAGTCGGCTATGATGTCGAGACATCTCTTCAGACTTTTTTTAATCTGGAATCTCAAACGAGTGAATCCATAGGGCTGCATATTCATACGGTGGTTCGAGAAGACGCATTGCTGTTGTATGGTTTTGTTAACAGACAGGAACGGGCTTTATTTCGTAACCTGATTAAGATCAATGGCATTGGACCCAAAGTGGCTATGAGCATTCTCTCAAGTGTTAGTGTCGGTGAGTTTATACAAGGTATTCATCAGCAAAATACGGCCATGTTGTCAAAAATTCCGGGGATTGGGAAAAAAACGGCCGAACGGTTAGTCATTGAAATGAAAGACAGTATCAAGCAATTTGACTCTATGAATATGGAGGCTGCTCTCTCGCTACAGACTTCTTCCACTTCCCCGCAGCGTGACCAGGCAGAGGCTATCAGTGCTCTTGAAGCTCTGGGCTATAAACCGCAGGAAGCTATGAGAGCGGTTGCTAAAGTTGATGATGGCAATAAATCCTGCGAGCAATTAATAAGACAGGCTTTACAGATATTGGCTGCAAGATGAAACGTGTACAGAACTTACGTCTCGTGTTTTTTATTCTCTATGCTTAAGCGGCCGGTAGCGTCGCTTTCAGCCGATAGTTTCATGTGTCGGTGAACAGGAAAATACACGCGTACGATAAGACCGGTTCCTTCGGTTGGCGAATCCAGCTCGACTTTGCCCCCATGCAGTTCAGTAATTTGTTGCACAATGGCCAGGCCAAGCCCGCTGCCCGGGCTTTTATTGCCCAGAACCCTGAAAAAACGCTCAAATACTCTTGCCTGTAATTCGCTGGGAATCCCCGGGCCATTGTCACAGACTTCCAGAACCAGATTATCATTTTCATGGTAAACACGAACAACGACTTTCCCCATCTCTTTACAGTACCGAATGGCATTATCAACCAGATTACGAACCAGAATACTGACGGCCGTGAGGTTGCCGGCAAATTCCGGCAGGTAATCGGCGTGTTCAAACTCCAAATCTATTTGTTTTTCTACGGCACTGGGAGCCAGCATGGCTAATACATCCCGGGTTATTTTAACCAGATTGACCTGATCAATGTCATTAATCCCGGACGCTTCGGGAACCAGTTTACTCATGGTCAGGAGTTGTTGAATGATATGAGTGCTGCGATTGACGCTGGCAATCAGTTTTTGCAGAGCCTGGTTTTTTTCTTCGACATTACTGGTATTAAGCGCGACCTGAGCCTGTGCCTTGAGTGCGGCTAATGGCGTTCGTAATTCATGGGCTGCGTCCGCGGCAAAACGTTTTTCTCGCTCAAATCCCTGCTGAAGTCGGTAAAAAAGCTTGTTCAACTCATCGATGACCGGCTTTATTTCTTCCGGAACTTCTTTCAAATCGACGGGATCCAGATGGGTCGGGGCACGATTGGCTACTTCCTGCGCAACTCGATCGAGACTGTCCAGACCCCTGCCAATAATGATCCAGATCAAAAGACCTGACAGCGGGAAGGTGAGCAGCATGATATAAAGATCATCCTGGGCGATGCGATGTCCCAGTTCGTTTCGAGTATCGTATCGTTCCGCCAGAACGGTTCGTATTCCTGCCTTCTCATTGTACGTTGTGAAAACCCGCCATTTCTGATCGGAAAGAACCTTGTCGCTGAAACCGTCTTCCTCGGCAATGAGCGGTGTTTTAGGAGCGGAAGAGGAATGGAGCAATAATTTTCCTCCGTTCGTCCAGACCTGAAAATTAAATTTGTCCAGGTAATTTTTGGGGGGCAGATCGTTTAAAAAACGATGTTTGTAATAATTCTCGATCTTTTCCGGAATGATTTCCAGGGCGTCCTGTATTTTGGTCAATGGTCGTTGATGGACATCGTCTCCAAGCAGTGCCTGATAAGACAGGGCGGAAATGGCCATCAAGGTATCGAGATGCTCCTGAATATCTTTTTGATCCAGATAATAGTTTCCGATGGCTGTCAGCGTTGTGGTGATGGTGATAGCCAGCAAGAGATTAATTAACAGGAACTTGCGTATGGACGATTTCACGGATATTAATTGCTCTCATTTTTTTCAGCCATATAACCAACACCACGGATGGTGCGGATATAATTGGCATTGAGTTTTTTACGCAGGTTATGGATGTGTACTTCCAGCGCGTTGCTATCCACGTCTTCATCCCAGCCATAAATGCTTTGCATCAGTTGTTCGCGTGATAAAACCTGTCCACTGTTTTCCAGAAGTTTTTGCAGCAGGGCGAACTCTCTTCGCGGGACATTAACTATGACGTTATCGACATAGACGGAGTGCGCCGCCGGATCGAGCATAATATTACGGTATTGCAATACGGAATCGGCACGCCCGGTAGAACGTCTGACCAATGCCCTGACCCGTGCGCTTAATTCATTCAGGTCAAATGGTTTGATCAAATAATCATCAGCACCGCTGTCCAAACCTTTGACCCGGTCTTCAATGGATTCCCGAGCCGTTAAAATGATGACAGGAGTCGTATTGCCATCATTACGAATCGACTGTAAAAAACCCAGGCCGGAGAGCTTGGGCAAGCCCAGATCAAGAATAATCAATTCAAAGGATTCCGACTTGACGGCTGCTCTTGCTGCCTCACCGTCTTTAAGCCAATCGACAACATATCCAAATTGAGTGAGACCGGTTTTAACGGCATCACCTAGCAATTCATCATCTTCAACCAGTAGCAATCGCATTGTTTGCTCCTAATATTTCGGCAGACTTTTTTCAGAGTCGGCCGAGGATTGTTGAACGACTTCCTTTTCAATCATATGCCGGCTTAAATAGATAGCCTGCAAAACCACAAAAATCAATGTTAATCCGGCACCTCCGAAGAGTTTAAAATTAACCCAGGTATCAGTGCTGAAATTGTAAGCGACATAAAGATTAAGAATACCCATAAAAATAAAAAATAAAAACCAGGCGTAATTTAATCGATACCATATTTTTATTGGTAAATTGATATTTTCTTCCATCATTTTCTGAATGATGGTTTTATTACCCACGAACCGGGAACCAAGAAAAAACAAGGCGGCAAACCAGTATATTCCTGTCGGTTTCCACTTGATAAACCAGGGATCGTGGAAAATCAAGGTAGCGGCTCCCAAAATAACAATAAGAGCCATGCTGGTTAAATGCATTTTTTCATAACGATGATGCTTCAGTCGATAAAAGGCGACTTGCCCGACCGATGCTATCATTGCAATCGCTGTGGCATAGTAAATACCGTACAGTTTATAGGTAAGAAAAAATAGAAGAACGGGGAAAAAATCGAAAAGTAGTTTCATGGTTGTTTACTATGTTGTACTTGTAAATAAGTATAACACATTATTTATGAAGAACTTGCAACTATACCGGAGATAAAGATTTAATTAAAGCCAAATAGTATTTATTTTAACTTACCAAGCCTGGTTTTCATCTTCTTCCGACTATGAAACCCGCAATACGGCCGCAGGCCTCCTTACGTGCTACTGTTTTTTGTAAAAGAGCCTAACCAATAATCAATCTTTGGCCCGGATGAATAAGCGTTATATTAATATGCGGATTCAAACGCTTCAGGGTAGACACTTTGGAATTAAACTGTTTGGCAATGCGGCTTAAACTGTCACCGGCTTTTACGATGTAGACACCGGCTTTTGGCGTTTTTTTCCAAATAATCAATTGCTGGCCTTTGCGTAGCGGCATTTTGGCATCAAGTACGTTCCAGTTACTGATTTCCGCGACGGACACGTTGTATTTTTTTTCCAGATTTTTGTACGTTTCACCCGATTGGACAATATGAACCACTTTATAAGGTTGACCAGATGTTTCCTGCGCCGGGGCATTAATGATGACCGGTTGTTTTGACGATGACAGAGTAGTATTTTTACTGCTTGGAATCAGTAAAAACTGCCCGGTCTTAAGTTTTTCAGAGCGCAACCGGTTCAGCTCCCGAATCAGTTTCACTGTCGTAAAATAACGACTGGCAATGGCGCTTAGCGACTCGCCTTTTTGTACTTGATGACGCATCCAGCTTACCCGTTTCTCTTCAGGAACATGCGCCAGATTACGATTGAATTTCGCGACCTTGTCGGTGGGAATAAGCAGTTTATACGGTTTATACGGCGCTGTCGCCCAGCGATTGTAGCCGGGATTCAGTTGAATAAGCTCTTTATACGTCATGCCGGCCATCTTTGCGGCATGATTTAAGTCAATCTGGCTGCCGATATTTACTTCCTCAAAATAAGGCGTATGAGGAATGTCCGGTAGTTTGACATGATATCGTTGCGGGTATTTGATGACTTCCGCTAACGCCAGCAGCCGGGGGACGTAAGCTCTGGTCTCGTTAGGCACTCTTAAATTCCAGAAACGGACATTGCGGAATCGTCCGCTGCTTTTGACCGCTCTTGAAATGGTTCCTTCACCGGAATCGTAAGCGGCAATAGCCAATATCCAGTCGCCATGAAAAAATTTGTTCAGATAGGCCAGGTAGTTTAAAGCGGCGTCGGTGGATGGCTGAATGCTTCGGCGTGCGTCAAACCACCAGTCCTGTTTTAAACCAAGAGTCGTACCTGTACCGGGCATTAACTGCCA contains these protein-coding regions:
- the rpoS gene encoding RNA polymerase sigma factor RpoS is translated as MQTDDDSTKETIVPNDDWEGSADDSLLPDEEIEADAEEAEAETEEKPDFSDEDAFPSFHRGRQASKVMDATQLYLSEIGFSPLLSAEEEVHYARLALKGDAAARKKMIESNLRLVVKISRRYLNRGLPLLDLIEEGNLGLMKSVEKFDPDRGFRFSTYATWWIRQTIERAIMNQTRTIRLPIHVVKELNVYLRAARQLTQKLDHEPSPEEIAEMVDKPIEDVEKLLGLNDKVASVDTPIGYDENKSLLDTIADENSMNPAELLTDENLRAHIESLLDKLTENQQQVIARRFGLRGFEKATLEDVGKEIDLTRERVRQIQVEALKTLRTLLERVGLTQEDLF
- the hmgA gene encoding homogentisate 1,2-dioxygenase, whose protein sequence is MYLAGFGNHHQTEAIPGSLPENQNSPQQCPFGLYAEQLSGSAFTRPRHLNLKSWLYRTAPSVVHQDYKPFRTTTLVDYDVLQAPNPYRWSPLPPPENPVDFVDGLFHVAGNRGNNAYIYQCNVSMNRRFFSNSDGEMLIVPYLGELLLFTEFGKLAVAPGKIAVIPRGVVFMVELISPLACGYICENMGSPLTLPQLGPVGANGLANPRHFQYPCAAYVTNREEVELLCKYQQNLWTAQSHHSPLNVVAWQGNYAPYSYDLALFNTINTVSFDHPDPSIFTVLTSESETPGVANLDFVIFPPRWMVAENTFRPPYFHRNIMSELMGLITGEYDAKQQGFLPGGVSIHNCMTAHGPDKDTYQQATTADLKPAKYENTLAFMFETREPWLINKRAISHPARQLDYSSCWQDLAIDFNQ
- a CDS encoding YebC/PmpR family DNA-binding transcriptional regulator, with product MAGHSKWANIKFRKGVQDARRGKIFTKLIREITVAARMGGGDEDTNPRLRDAVIKALKANMKRDTIDNAIKRGAGGMDGENMMEMRYEGYGPGGVAILVDCLSDNKNRTVSEVRHAFTKHGGNLGTDGSVAYLFNKQGEILLAPDVKEEDAMELAIEAGADDVVMDEGQMEIITGPESYHTVMAALQKGNFEIEQSQLTMRAQTMVPLEKETAESLIKLIDMLEDLDDVQEVHSNAQFPDDLFESMNG
- the ruvC gene encoding crossover junction endodeoxyribonuclease RuvC — protein: MSIILGIDPGSRITGYGIIREEKRSICYVDSGCIRTSEGQLSHRLLEIFDGICQLMDDYHPDTVAIEQVFIHQNPNSALKLGHARGAAMVAAASHRVPVSEYSARLVKQSVVGYGAARKEQVKQMVVHLLGLSSAPQNDAADALAIAICHSHMRHSVLALQRSR
- the ruvA gene encoding Holliday junction branch migration protein RuvA, translating into MIGWLQGTIMDKQHPGKMVINVNGVGYDVETSLQTFFNLESQTSESIGLHIHTVVREDALLLYGFVNRQERALFRNLIKINGIGPKVAMSILSSVSVGEFIQGIHQQNTAMLSKIPGIGKKTAERLVIEMKDSIKQFDSMNMEAALSLQTSSTSPQRDQAEAISALEALGYKPQEAMRAVAKVDDGNKSCEQLIRQALQILAAR
- a CDS encoding ATP-binding protein, which codes for MKSSIRKFLLINLLLAITITTTLTAIGNYYLDQKDIQEHLDTLMAISALSYQALLGDDVHQRPLTKIQDALEIIPEKIENYYKHRFLNDLPPKNYLDKFNFQVWTNGGKLLLHSSSAPKTPLIAEEDGFSDKVLSDQKWRVFTTYNEKAGIRTVLAERYDTRNELGHRIAQDDLYIMLLTFPLSGLLIWIIIGRGLDSLDRVAQEVANRAPTHLDPVDLKEVPEEIKPVIDELNKLFYRLQQGFEREKRFAADAAHELRTPLAALKAQAQVALNTSNVEEKNQALQKLIASVNRSTHIIQQLLTMSKLVPEASGINDIDQVNLVKITRDVLAMLAPSAVEKQIDLEFEHADYLPEFAGNLTAVSILVRNLVDNAIRYCKEMGKVVVRVYHENDNLVLEVCDNGPGIPSELQARVFERFFRVLGNKSPGSGLGLAIVQQITELHGGKVELDSPTEGTGLIVRVYFPVHRHMKLSAESDATGRLSIENKKHET
- a CDS encoding response regulator, whose translation is MRLLLVEDDELLGDAVKTGLTQFGYVVDWLKDGEAARAAVKSESFELIILDLGLPKLSGLGFLQSIRNDGNTTPVIILTARESIEDRVKGLDSGADDYLIKPFDLNELSARVRALVRRSTGRADSVLQYRNIMLDPAAHSVYVDNVIVNVPRREFALLQKLLENSGQVLSREQLMQSIYGWDEDVDSNALEVHIHNLRKKLNANYIRTIRGVGYMAEKNESN
- a CDS encoding septation protein A — its product is MKLLFDFFPVLLFFLTYKLYGIYYATAIAMIASVGQVAFYRLKHHRYEKMHLTSMALIVILGAATLIFHDPWFIKWKPTGIYWFAALFFLGSRFVGNKTIIQKMMEENINLPIKIWYRLNYAWFLFFIFMGILNLYVAYNFSTDTWVNFKLFGGAGLTLIFVVLQAIYLSRHMIEKEVVQQSSADSEKSLPKY
- a CDS encoding lytic transglycosylase, which gives rise to MKVTLSLLARLFICFLISYGGINPAYSRSVPSVWDVLRNQFQLNHETTQPEVQAQIRWIVAHPSYLQYLAKAEPYIYHITTEIKKRKLPGELALIPMIESTFDPFAYSGAGAAGLWQLMPGTGTTLGLKQDWWFDARRSIQPSTDAALNYLAYLNKFFHGDWILAIAAYDSGEGTISRAVKSSGRFRNVRFWNLRVPNETRAYVPRLLALAEVIKYPQRYHVKLPDIPHTPYFEEVNIGSQIDLNHAAKMAGMTYKELIQLNPGYNRWATAPYKPYKLLIPTDKVAKFNRNLAHVPEEKRVSWMRHQVQKGESLSAIASRYFTTVKLIRELNRLRSEKLKTGQFLLIPSSKNTTLSSSKQPVIINAPAQETSGQPYKVVHIVQSGETYKNLEKKYNVSVAEISNWNVLDAKMPLRKGQQLIIWKKTPKAGVYIVKAGDSLSRIAKQFNSKVSTLKRLNPHINITLIHPGQRLIIG